Genomic window (Candidatus Acidiferrales bacterium):
CCTGCTCGAACTCAAGTGACAGCGCCAAGATCTTCCGCTAGAATCCGGCTTTGCTGACGAGAGTGGCACCTTGGAAAACGCCAAAAACGAAAATACTCCGGACACCGGCAAGCCGAAAGCTCTGATTCACCTCGTCTGCGTCACCTGCAACAAAATGTTTGCCGTGGACGTGGCGCACTACGAAGAAAAGCAGTGCCCCGAGTGCCATCCGCACACTTCCCCGCCGAAGAAATCTACGTAGGGGCAAGCTTCAGCTTGCCCAATTCTTTAGCCTCATTCGGGGCCGTCTAAAAACCAGCCCCTACAGTCGAATGATTTAACGGCTTGCCGGTTTGCGCATTTGGATGGAGTGAAGGTGCATAACCAGGCCGGTCTCGGGATGGGTTTCCGGCTGGATGCGGTAGGAGTCGCGGATTGCTTCATACCCTTTGGCCTCGTACTCGGCCACCTTGGCGTGAAACTCATCCGAGCCCCACTCGGAGACGAGAATAGTTTCGTCGCGCGGTTCGGTCACGGGTCGCATTATAATTCACAAGCTAGTGTTGTGTCTCAGAAACTCGTTACATAAGTCGGAGCCGCATGGAGTGCGGCGGCCTGCCGCCGCCTTCCCAGAGCAAACGCTTGCTCCTGCTTCAAGCGAAAGACGGCATGGAGGCAAGCCTCCACGCGCAACAGCGGGAGCCCTTCGACTTCGCTCAGGACAAGCAAGCTCCCGTTCAGGGTGAACCTGCACTCCACGCTAACGGGCTGGCCGCCTCAGAATTATTCAACGAACTTCTGAGGCAAGACACTGGGTGAACCCGCGGCTTGCCGTGAACGCTCACCGTGAACGGCCCGAATCATTTCCTCTCTGGAGCGGTGGCGGCTCTGGCAGCGGTCTCCAAGCTGAAATTTAACTCCTTGAGATATTGGCGCATGCGGACGACCAGCTGCACGATGGCTTCGAGGCGGCGGATATTTTCCATCGAGAGGCCGCGGCGGTGCTGCAGCATCCACTCGGCGTTGCCCAAGACGCCGGTCAGCGGATTGTTAATCTCATGGCGAACAGCCGAGGTCAGCTCGCGGGCGGTGGCGACCATCCGGTCCATCTCTGCCAGCCGCGTTTCCAATTCCCGTTGCGCCAGGTGCTTCCGCACCAAAGCCGGGAGCAAACGAACAAAATCTCCGGCTTTCACCAAACAATCGAGGTGGCGGTGGCCCAGCCAGCCGGCCAGCCATTCTTCCAACCCGGGCTCGACGATGACAATGGCGCCGGTTTCGCGAGCCGCGCGATCGAGCAATGGCCCCACCGTCTCGGGCGCCCCGGCCGGGTCGCAAAGAAGAAGATCAATCGGGCGTTCATCCAGCCGCGCTGCCGCTTGTGCCGGCGTAGAAGCAAGGCTCAGTTCCAGGTGGAGGTCCGCCGCGGCCAGCACGTTGACGAATTCCTGGGCAAGATGCCGGTCGGGCTCGAGCACAAGGAGTTTCTTCGTGTTTCGCATGCCAGGACGGTTTCCGTTTATGGGCCAGCTTCTGCTTGAGCCTGTCCGAGCAAGCTGTTGACCATCGTTTTCAATTCTTCCACCAAGAAAGGTTTAGCGAGATGGGGCAGCTTCGACTTTTCCAGGAAGGCAATGGTATGTTGATTCAGCGTGTCGCCGGTAATCAGGAGCAGCCGGTGTTGGGCCGGATGGCCGATCTTGACCAACTCCTGGTAGAGCGCACGGCCGTCGAGCTCGGGCATCTTCAAATCACAGATCACCAGGGCATAGGTTCCCTGCTTGATGCGCTCCAGGCCTTCGCGGCTATTCAGCACGGACTCGACTTCATGGCCTTCTTCAGCAAGTACCTCGACAATCAGGGCTGCCACCGTCGCCTCGTCTTCCACCACCAGGATGTGAGCTTTCCTGGCTGCCAGAGGGGCGCGCTGCCGCGCTTGTAGACCCTCTGCGGCAAGCATCTCCGTCGAAGGCAAAAGAATCGTAAAGTCAGCGCCGCTTGCGACGTCGGCGGCAAAGTCGAGCAGAAGCTGATCCGTAGCCGGCAGAAGGACAGTAAACTCAGCGCCGGATCCCGGCTCGCTCTCCACCTTGATTTGCCCGCCGTGCTCGTTCACGATTCCGTAAGCAATTGACAGGCCCAGGCCCGTGCCTTCTCCGGGCGGCTTGGTCGTAAAGAAAGGATCAAAAATTTTGGATTGGATGGCAGCGGCGATTCCCGGTCCATCATCTCGCACAATGGCCGCCACACAGTCTTTGCCTTGCCTGCGGGTGGAGATGGTGATTTTCCCGCGTCCGCGCCAACGGAGAATGGCCTGTTCGGCGTTGAGAAGCAGGTTGAGAAACACCTGTTGGAGCTGGTGGCGGTCGCCAATCACGCGAGGCAGGCGCCGGTCGAGAGCGAGTTTGACGGTGATATTTTCCACATCCAGCTCATAGGCTCGAAGCGCCACCGTCAGCCGGATGGCTTCGTTCAAATCGAACGGGCGGCGCTCGGGTTTGACCTCGCGAGCAAAAGCCAGCAGATTTCGGATGATGCGCGCTGCCCGCCCGGCCTCACGGTGGATGAGGCCGAGAGTCTTTCGCGACTGCGGATCCGTCCAGCGGCTCAAGAGCAACTGGGAGTAACCGATCACCCCAGTGAGCGGATTGTTCACTTCGTGGGCGATGCCCGAGATCAACAACCCCAGCGAGGCCATGCGGTCGGCCCGCTGCATTTTCTCCTCCGTCAGCGCTTGGCCGGTGACGTCGCGGTAGATCTCTAACCGTCCGAGCAAGCCACCCGCCTCGTCATAGACCGGCCGGCCGTAACGCTCCACCGTCCGCCGTGTCGGCTTGGCGATCTCCAACTGATCCCAGGCCACCTCCTCGCTCTCCAAATCCAGCCGCCGCCAGCGCTCAAAGGATTCGTCCGGGAGAGAGAGCTCGGCTCGCATTTGCTCCAGCATCTGGTCGCGATACAGG
Coding sequences:
- a CDS encoding histidine kinase dimerization/phospho-acceptor domain-containing protein codes for the protein MRNTKKLLVLEPDRHLAQEFVNVLAAADLHLELSLASTPAQAAARLDERPIDLLLCDPAGAPETVGPLLDRAARETGAIVIVEPGLEEWLAGWLGHRHLDCLVKAGDFVRLLPALVRKHLAQRELETRLAEMDRMVATARELTSAVRHEINNPLTGVLGNAEWMLQHRRGLSMENIRRLEAIVQLVVRMRQYLKELNFSLETAARAATAPERK
- a CDS encoding ATP-binding protein; the encoded protein is MARDLTGEVNLKNELSRLRCQLGSLLDSLDCGVLLYATDGRILLANQRLAQVLGLDYAKLRGCLYRDQMLEQMRAELSLPDESFERWRRLDLESEEVAWDQLEIAKPTRRTVERYGRPVYDEAGGLLGRLEIYRDVTGQALTEEKMQRADRMASLGLLISGIAHEVNNPLTGVIGYSQLLLSRWTDPQSRKTLGLIHREAGRAARIIRNLLAFAREVKPERRPFDLNEAIRLTVALRAYELDVENITVKLALDRRLPRVIGDRHQLQQVFLNLLLNAEQAILRWRGRGKITISTRRQGKDCVAAIVRDDGPGIAAAIQSKIFDPFFTTKPPGEGTGLGLSIAYGIVNEHGGQIKVESEPGSGAEFTVLLPATDQLLLDFAADVASGADFTILLPSTEMLAAEGLQARQRAPLAARKAHILVVEDEATVAALIVEVLAEEGHEVESVLNSREGLERIKQGTYALVICDLKMPELDGRALYQELVKIGHPAQHRLLLITGDTLNQHTIAFLEKSKLPHLAKPFLVEELKTMVNSLLGQAQAEAGP